ACCGTGTAGTCGCCGCCCCCGTTGTCGCGCAGGTCCACGACCAGTCGGCGTGGAGGGTTCGCGTCCAGATCTTGAAGCAGCGCCGCGCCATGCCGGTCGAGCTCGTCATAGGACCGCCAGTTGACATAGACGCTGCCGTCGGCGAGTCGCTCGCTCCAGAAGCCTTGCGTGCCGTTTCGCCGCCAGCGGGGCGCGCCGTCGCCGAGCGTGGCCGACTGCGCGGGATCGGCCTCGGCGGCGAGGTCCACCCGCTTTTGGGTGCCGTCCGGCATCTCGAACAGGAAGGCGAACGAGGGCCGCCCCTCAATGCCGATCGCGCGAAGGACGTCCGGATTGCCGACAAGGTCGGGCAGGTTCGCGCGATCGAAGCCCGGCGTTTCGCCCGCCGCGATGTAGGCGCGCGCCCGTGTGACGATGTCGGGGGCGGGCACCTCGTTCACGGCGAGCAGTCTGGCGCCGAGCACGCTTCGATGCGTCGGCGCGACGCGCACGGCGCGCAGCCCGTCCTCGAACCAGTAGAGTTCAAGAGGCAGGCGCGGGCGGCCACGCGGCAAGGCCACGCTCGTATGACCGTCGCCGATCAACGCGCCGAGCCTGCAAAACGCAACCGCGACCGCGACATCGTCGAGTGCGGGGATGGCGGCGCGTATCCCCGCGACTTCGCGCTCGAAACGCTCGCGCGGCATCCGGTGGTAGGGCGAGCCATGCGCGCGCGTCAGGATCTCGACGAGCCGGTCGAGATCCTCGAGCCATTGAGCGGTCGTCAGGTCGAGATGCTGCTCCGGCGGCCGGAAGAAAGCCTCCGCATCCCGAGGCGTCCGCTGGGCGGTGATCGCGCCCGGCTGGCCCTCGAGATCGAACGCGCCGGTCAGGATGTCCCCGTCCACGCGCAAGGTCAGGCTGCCGCCACCGCCAGGGCCGTGAAAGCGTCCGGCGATCGCATCGCTTCCGTGCGCCTCGACCAGCTCGAAGCTGCCGCCCGGGATCGAGACGGTTCCCCGCACGGCGTCGCCGGATCGGCGCAGCTCGAGATGGATGGGAACGGGCGGGTGCGATCCGACCTCGGCCTCGCCGGCGAAGCGCTCGATGGCGGTGGCGGGCGCCTCCTGCGCGGCTGCGGTGCCGCCGATCGCGAGCACGGTCAGAGACAGGAATGCGCCCAGGATCTTCGCGACATCGACCATACGTGTCTCCCGCGAGGCCGCCGGACCTCGCTCAGCCGCATCAACCACCGTTCGTTCCGTTCGCTTCGGCCGCGACCTTCGACGGAGGGATGCCGAACCGACCGCAGTCGCGGGATACCAGAAGCAAAGAACCGGACCCTGCTCGAATACCGTCACCTGTCGGCCGACGTCGAGGCCGTCAGGGGCGATTCGCCCATCACGGCAATGATCGCCGATGCCACGAGCGCATCGGCAGCGGGACTGCGGGCCACAGCGCCACGACATGGGAGAGCACCTGTTATGGCCTTGAGCGGCGCGGAATCAACATTGGCAAATTGTTGCGTCAACTCCTGACATAACGCTTTACCTAACAAAAGCCTCTGTGGAGTGTGGTCGTGCTGACAACGGCGAAAACGCCGCGCGGCAGGGAGAAAACAGGGATGCGAATCGGGCGAAGGGCGTTCGTTGGCGCCGGAAGCACGCTTGCCGGCGCGCTGATCCTGCCATCATGGGCCAAGGCGCAGGAGCATGCGGAATCCGCGTTCCTGCAAGACGACGTCGACGCCGGTATGCTGCCTCCGGTCGGCGAGCGTCTGCCGGAGACCCCGCTCGTCATCACGCCGCTCGATCGCCCGGGACAGCAGGGAGGCACCTGGAATCACGCATTGGTCGGCGGCGGGTCGCTGTCGATGCTCGTGCGCTACCAGGGATACGAACCGCTCGTCCGCTACAACCAGGATTGGAGCGGGCTGATCGAGAACGTCGCCGAGTCCTACACGATCAATCCCGACGCGACGGAATACACGATCGTCCTCCGCAAGGGGCATAAGTGGTCGGACGGCCATCCGTTCACGACGGCGGACGTCCAGTTCTGGTACGACGCGTATTTCACGGACAAGGAGACGTCGCTCGGCAGCAACGCCTGGTGGTACGCCGATGACCAGCCCGCCCAACTGCAGGTTCTCGACGAGCAGACCTTCAAGGTCGTGTTCGCGGCGCCGAACGGCCTGTTCCTGCAGCAGCTTGCCTGGGCGCAGCAGGACCAGCTGACCCGGACGCCGAAGCATTATCTCGAACAGTTCCACATCCGCTACAATCCGGACGCCGACGCGCTCGCGCGTGAACAGGGCCTGGAAAGCTGGATCGCGCTCTTCCAGCGCGAGATCGGCATGCAGGACGACAACACGTTCTTCCAGAATTCCCGGCGCCCGACGCTCAACGCCTGGCGGTTCACGATCGCGCCCGGCGAGAACACCGAGCAGGCCGTGGCCGAACGCAATCCCTACTATTTCAAGGTCGACACCGAGGGCACGCAGCTGCCGTATTTCGACCGCGTCGTCTACCAGATGGTGGCCGATCCCGAGGTGCTGCTCCTGAAGGTCCTTCAGGGCGAGATCGACGTCATCGACCAGTACATATGCACGCCGGCCAACAAGCCGGTCCTGTTCGACGGGCAGGCCAACGGCGACTACAGCTTCTACACGCTCAAGGAAACCGCCGCTAACGTCATGGCGTTCCAGCTCAACCTGAATCACGTCGACCCCATCAAGCGCGAGCTGTTCAACGCCATAGCGTTCCGCCAAGCGCTCTCGCTCGGCATCGATCGCCAAGCCTTGATCGATGCGGTGCTGATCGGGCAGGGCGCGCCGGCCCAACCCTCCATGCGCGAGGGCGATCCGCTCTACAACGAGCAGCTGGCGAAGCAGTTCACGGAGTACGATCCGGATCGCGCCAACGAGATGCTGGACGCGCTGATCCCGGAGCGCGATGGCGACGGGTTCCGGCTCGACGCCCGAGGGCGGCGCGTGTCGATCATCTTCGAGATCGACCATACCCGAACGACGTTTCTCGACATGTTCGCGCTGGCGATCCCCATGTTGCAGGCGGTCGGCATCGACGCGCAGATCCGCACCATGGATCGTTCGCTTTGGGAGACACGGGTCCGGCGTGGGCGCGAATACGATGCGACGGCGCATCAGTTCGGCGCGAATTCCGGCATCGCCGCGATGCTGGACGCACGCTTCTACGTGCCGATGAACAGCAACTGCTTCTACGCGCCCGGCTGGGCGCTCTACTACACGCAGCCGGACAATCCCAACGCGATCGAGCCGCCCGAGGCCGTCAAGGCGCAGCAGGAGTTGTACCGTCGCCTGGGAAGCCTCGCCGACCCGGCGGCGCAGAGCGAGACGATGGCCGAGGTCCTCCAGAACGCGGCGGATCTCTTCTTCACCTTCGGTGTCTCGCTGCCGGCCGACGGCTATGGCGTCGTCAAGAACGACGTCGTCAACCTGATGATGGAAATGCCCAACTCGTTCGGATGGCCGACCCCGGGGCCTGCCCGTCCGGAACAGTTCTTCAAGACCTGAATGGCCGCCTTCGCGCGGCTTCCATGCGATCGCGCCGGTTGTGTTTGGCAAGCGGCGAACGGATCGTCTTGCGCTGAGGAATGGATCGATGCTCGACGCCCACGAACGACCGACCGCCGTCCGACGGAGCCGCGACTGGTACGCTTCGGCCACGCGTTGGACGCAACTGACCCTCGCGGAGAACGACCCCGTCGCGTTCGATCCGGCCGTCTGGCTCGACATCTTCAAGCGCACCCGGTCCAACGCCACCTGCCTCAGCGCCGGCGGGTACATCGCCTACTACCCGAGCAAGGTGCCGCTGCACTATGTCAGCACGTATATCGGCGACAGCGACCCGTTCGGCACGCTGGTCGACGGCGCGCGGCGCCTCGGTATGCATGTCATGGCGCGCGTCGATCCGCACGCCATTCACCAGGATGCGGCCGACGCGCATCCGGAGTGGGTCGCGGTCGACAAGGACGGCAACAAACGGCGGCACTGGTCCTACCCCGGCATCTGGGTGACGTGCGCCTATTCCGACTACAACTTCAAGTTCATGCCGCAAGTCGTCGAGGAGATCACGGCGACCTATGACATCGACGCGATCTTCGCCAATCGCTGGCAGGGACACGGCGTCTGCTACTGCGACGCCTGCCGGGCCAACTTCAAGGCCGCGTCGGGCTTTGATCTGCCGATGACGACCAGCGTCGACGACCCGGCGTGGCTGGCATGGGGCGCATGGCGGCGGACGGTGCTCAGCCGCCTCGTCGCGGAATGGGACGCCGTGATGAAGGCGATCAAGCCGCACACGAGCTTCATTCCCAACATGGGGTCGATCTCGCTCATGGAGTTCGACCTCGACGTCATCGAGAAATACTGCCCGTTCCTGTGCGTCGACGACCAGGGCCGGACCGGCGTCGAGCCGGTCTGGATGGCCGGCCGCAACGGCAAGCGGATCCGCGGCACGTTCCGCGATCGTCCGACCATCCTGATCACGTCGATCGGGCCGGAGGAGAGGCATCGCTGGAAGGACGCGGTGACGACCGCGCCCGAGATGCAGGCGTGGATCGACAACGGCACCGCGCAGGGCCTGCTGCCCTGGTTCACCAAGTTCAACGGCGTCGTGTCCGACCAGCGGTGGATCGGGCCGGTCGCCGAGAGCTTCGCCCGCTACGCGGATCTGGAGCCGATCCTGTCCGCGACGGCGCCCTCGGCGGAGATCGCGATCCTGGATCCGACGACCACCTTGCGCCATCACGACGGCGAGTCGCGCAAGACCGCGGAAGCGCACGACCTCGGGGTGTATCAAGCGCTGATCGAGGCAAGGCTGCCGTTCGAGATGGTGTCCGACCAGGCCATGACGCCGCGTGACCTCGACCGCTTCAAGGTGGTCATCCTAGCCAATTCGACCTGCCTGTCCGATGCACAGGCGAGAATGCTGACGGACTACGTCGCCCGCGGCGGCGCGATGGTGGTGGGCTACGAGACCGGGACGCGGACCGAGGACAACGCGCCCCGTTCGGCGCCGGTGCTGGCGGACCTGCTGGGCGTGCGTGTGACGTCTCCCGCGCGCGGTCCGGTCAAGAACAGCTATGTCGCCATCGCTGGCGATCATCCGCTCACGCACGGCTTCGAGGACGCCACGCGCATCATCGGCGGCACGCACCTGATCGCGGTCGAGCCGACGGAGGACGTCGAGACTCCCTTCCTCTACATCCCGGACTTTCCCGACCTGCCGATGGAGGAGGTCTATCCGCGCGAGAAGCCGGAAGGGGCCGCCGTCATCGCGCGTCGCCACCCCAACGGAGGACGCACGGTCTTCATCCCCTGGAACGTGGGCCAGGTCTTCTGGGATGTCCTGGCGGCCGACCACGCGCGGCTCATTACCAATGCCGTCCATTGGGCGCTGGGCAAGGAGCCGGATGTCCGGGTGGCGGGCAGGGCCGTGCTCGACGTAGCGGTTCGCAGCAACGACGAAGGCCTGGTCGTCCTGCTCCACAACCTGACCAACCCCATGATGATGAAAGGGCCGATCCGCGAGACGTTTCCCGTCGGCGAGCAGGAGGTGTCGGTGGCCGTGCCCGCCGGCAAGCGCCTACGTGCCGCCCGCCTGCTTGTCGCCGGCGTGGACGCTGCGGTCAGGGAAGGCGAGGGCCGGGTCGCCGTCGCCGTGCCCGGCGTCGAGACGCTGGAAGCCGTCCATCTGACCTGGGCCTGACGAGGGAAGGCCGGACATGCTGCGTTACGTGATCAAGCGGTTGCTCTACATGATCCCGACGCTGTTCGGCCTTTCGGTGATCGCGTTCATGATCATCCAGCTTCCGCCCGGCGACTACATCACGTCGATGATCGCCTCGATGCAGGATTCCGGCGCGAACGTCGATCCGCAGCAGGTGGAGCGGCTGCGCGAGATCTACGGCTTCAACGATCCCGTCTGGCTCCAGTACCTGAAGTGGATCACCGGCATCCTGACGCGCGGCGACTTCGGCTATTCCTTCGAATGGAACCGGCCGGTCGCCGAACTGATCTGGGAGCGGATGGGCTCCACGCTCGCGATCTCGATCGCGGCGCTCCTGTTCGTCTGGGCGGTCTCGCTGCCGATCGGCATCTACTCGGCGATGCGCCGCCATTCGGTCGGCGACTACGTCTTCACCTTCCTGGGCTTCATCGGCCTGGCGGTGCCGAACTTCATTCTCGCGCTGACGCTCATGTATCTGAGCTACCGGTATTTCGGTCAGAGCGTCGGCGGCCTGTACTCGCCCGAATATGTCGATGCGCCCTGGAGCTGGGCCAAGTTGGTCGACCTGCTCCATCATTTGTGGATCCCGATCATCGTGATCGGCACCAGCGGCACGGCGGCGCTGATCCGCATCCTCCGGGCGAACCTGACCGACGAATTGAGCAAGCCCTACGTCATCACGGCGAAGGCCAAGGGCCTGCCCGAACATCGCGTGGTGGTCAAATACCCCGTCCGGATCGCGCTCAATCCCTTCGTCTCGGCGATCGGATGGGTCCTTCCGGAACTCGTGTCCGGGATCACGATCACCGCGATCGTGCTCAACCTGCCGACAGCGGGCCCGCTTCTCCTGCGCGCGCTGATAAGCCAGGACATGTATCTCGCCGGCAGCTTCATTCTGCTCATGGGCGTTCTGACCCTGATCGGCATGCTGATCTCCGACCTGCTGCTCGCGTTGCTTGATCCACGGATCAGGTTCCGGTGATGGCGGGACATACGTTCATCGACGAACCTCTGGAGACCGGGCCGGCGGTCACGGCGCTCGACCGTGGCGACAAGGCGTCGGAGATCGCCGTCGCGGGTCAGTGGACGCTGGTCTGGCAGCGTTTCAGCCGCAACAGGCTGGCGGTGGCCGCCGGCTTCGTCATTCTCGCGTTCTACATGATCGGCCTCTTCGCCGAGTTCCTGGCGCCGGCCCTGCCCGACACGTCGCGGCCCCAATTCACCAACGCGCCGCCTCAGAAGCTGCGTCTCTTCATCACCGAGCCGGACGGCGGCTCGCGCTTCCAGCTGCACGTGACCGGCTACACGATGGAGGTGGACCCGGCTTCGTTGCGCCGGACCTACGTCGCCGACGACGCGAAGGTCGTGCCGGTCGGCCTTTTTGTGTCCGGGCCGGCCTACCGGCTGTGGGGGCTCATCCCCATGACCACCCGGCTGATCGCACCGCTGAAGTCGACCGACACGATGTACCTGCTGGGAACCGACCGGCTCGGCCGCGACCTGCTGAGCCGGCTGATCTACGGGACCCGCATCTCCATGTCGATCGGCCTTGTCGGGGTCTGCATCAGCCTCTGCCTGGGCATCGTGCTGGGTGCCCTCTCGGGCTTCTACGGCGGGGCGGTCGACACGGTCATCCAGCGCGTCATCGAGATCATCTCCTCGATGCCGACCATCCCGCTCTGGCTTGGACTGGCGGCGGCCATCCCGCTGAGCTGGTCGCCCCTGACCGTCTATTTCATGATCACCCTGATCGTGTCGCTGTTCGGCTGGACCGGCCTTGCCCGCGAAGTGCGTGGCCGATTCTATGCGTTGCGAGGCGAGGATTTCGTCACCGCGGCCCGGCTCGACGGCTCGAGCGAGCGGCGGCTGATCTTCCGGCACATCCTGCCGTCGCTCACCAGCCACATCCTGGCGGTGGTGACCCTCGCCTTGCCGACCATGATCGTCGCCGAGACCGCGCTCAGCTTCCTCGGCGTCGGCCTCAAGGCGCCGATCGTGTCCTGGGGCGTCCTGCTGCAGGAGGCACAGAACGTCCGGACGATCGCCAACGCGCCCTGGCAACTGGTCTGGCCGGCGGGTGCTGTTGTCGTGACCGTCCTGTCCTACAATTTCCTGGGCGACGGCCTGCGCGACGCGGCGGACCCCTATGAACACTGAGGCCATGCCGATCGCCCGCGACGCGCCGGCCGAGGCGGCGCGTCCGACCGAAGACGACGTCGTCCTCCGGGTCGAATCGTTGAGTCTCGATTTCCGGCTGCGCAACCAGGTTCTGCACGCGGCCCGCGACGTGAGCTTCGAGCTCCGTCGCGGCCAGACCCTTTGCCTCGTCGGCGAGAGCGGCTCCGGCAAGAGCGTCACCGCGCGTGCGCTGTTGCGCATCATCGACCGCAACGGCTCGATCGGCGGCGGGCGCATCCTGCTGCGCGGCGACGGCGGCGAGGTCGACATCGCACGCATGCCGGAGCGAAGCCGGAAACTTCGCGCGATCCGCGGCGGCCGCATCGGTCTCGTCTTCCAGGAGCCCATGAGTTCCTTGTCGCCGGTGCATACGATCGGCTCGCAGATCGTCGAGGCCTTGCGGCTGCATCGCAGGATGAGCAAGGCGGAAGCCCGTGCGGAGACGATCGAGCTCCTGCGCCAGGTCGAGATCCCGGCGCCGGACGAGATGGTCGACCGCTATACGTTCGAGTTCTCGGGCGGCATGCGGCAGCGGGCCATGATCGCTATGGCCCTCGCCGCCAACCCGGACATCCTGATCGCGGACGAGCCCACGACGGCGCTCGACGTGACGACGCAGGCCGAGATCCTCGATCTGATCAAGCGCCTCCAGGTCGGCCGCGGCATGGCCATGCTCCTGATCACCCACGACATGGGCGTCGTCGCCGAGGTGGCCGACCGGGTCGCCGTGATGCACTACGGCCGGATCGTCGAGGCCGGCGGCGTCGACGACATCTTCTACAACGCCCGGCATCCCTACACCCGGCGGCTTCTGGACTCGACGGTCAAGCTCGAGCGGGACCGGCGCGCGTCGAGCGTCCGACCGGAGACGAAGCCGATCCTTCTGTCGGCGAGGGGGCTCTCGAAGACTTACGAGCTCCCGGGCTCGTGGTTCGGCAAGGGTGCCAGGGCGATCCGAGCGGTCGAGGACGTGAGCTTCGATCTTCACGCCGGCG
Above is a genomic segment from Geminicoccaceae bacterium SCSIO 64248 containing:
- a CDS encoding ABC transporter permease codes for the protein MAGHTFIDEPLETGPAVTALDRGDKASEIAVAGQWTLVWQRFSRNRLAVAAGFVILAFYMIGLFAEFLAPALPDTSRPQFTNAPPQKLRLFITEPDGGSRFQLHVTGYTMEVDPASLRRTYVADDAKVVPVGLFVSGPAYRLWGLIPMTTRLIAPLKSTDTMYLLGTDRLGRDLLSRLIYGTRISMSIGLVGVCISLCLGIVLGALSGFYGGAVDTVIQRVIEIISSMPTIPLWLGLAAAIPLSWSPLTVYFMITLIVSLFGWTGLAREVRGRFYALRGEDFVTAARLDGSSERRLIFRHILPSLTSHILAVVTLALPTMIVAETALSFLGVGLKAPIVSWGVLLQEAQNVRTIANAPWQLVWPAGAVVVTVLSYNFLGDGLRDAADPYEH
- a CDS encoding ABC transporter ATP-binding protein; protein product: MNTEAMPIARDAPAEAARPTEDDVVLRVESLSLDFRLRNQVLHAARDVSFELRRGQTLCLVGESGSGKSVTARALLRIIDRNGSIGGGRILLRGDGGEVDIARMPERSRKLRAIRGGRIGLVFQEPMSSLSPVHTIGSQIVEALRLHRRMSKAEARAETIELLRQVEIPAPDEMVDRYTFEFSGGMRQRAMIAMALAANPDILIADEPTTALDVTTQAEILDLIKRLQVGRGMAMLLITHDMGVVAEVADRVAVMHYGRIVEAGGVDDIFYNARHPYTRRLLDSTVKLERDRRASSVRPETKPILLSARGLSKTYELPGSWFGKGARAIRAVEDVSFDLHAGENFGIVGESGSGKTTLGRMLLRTVEPTAGAVTFFGDEGSVDVTSLSKRELKAFHRQVRFVFQDPFASLNPRMTVRDIVGDPLYVSGRARGGALDRRVGELLDLVGLDPAARERYPHAFSGGQRQRIGIARALALDPKVIIADEATAALDVSIRSQILDLLLDIQERLKLGFVFISHDISVVRYFCDRVAVMHRGRLVEIGSAEQICTAPEQAYTKSLISAVPNPDPRNKRMMHRTRFLPQD
- a CDS encoding beta-galactosidase trimerization domain-containing protein — its product is MLDAHERPTAVRRSRDWYASATRWTQLTLAENDPVAFDPAVWLDIFKRTRSNATCLSAGGYIAYYPSKVPLHYVSTYIGDSDPFGTLVDGARRLGMHVMARVDPHAIHQDAADAHPEWVAVDKDGNKRRHWSYPGIWVTCAYSDYNFKFMPQVVEEITATYDIDAIFANRWQGHGVCYCDACRANFKAASGFDLPMTTSVDDPAWLAWGAWRRTVLSRLVAEWDAVMKAIKPHTSFIPNMGSISLMEFDLDVIEKYCPFLCVDDQGRTGVEPVWMAGRNGKRIRGTFRDRPTILITSIGPEERHRWKDAVTTAPEMQAWIDNGTAQGLLPWFTKFNGVVSDQRWIGPVAESFARYADLEPILSATAPSAEIAILDPTTTLRHHDGESRKTAEAHDLGVYQALIEARLPFEMVSDQAMTPRDLDRFKVVILANSTCLSDAQARMLTDYVARGGAMVVGYETGTRTEDNAPRSAPVLADLLGVRVTSPARGPVKNSYVAIAGDHPLTHGFEDATRIIGGTHLIAVEPTEDVETPFLYIPDFPDLPMEEVYPREKPEGAAVIARRHPNGGRTVFIPWNVGQVFWDVLAADHARLITNAVHWALGKEPDVRVAGRAVLDVAVRSNDEGLVVLLHNLTNPMMMKGPIRETFPVGEQEVSVAVPAGKRLRAARLLVAGVDAAVREGEGRVAVAVPGVETLEAVHLTWA
- a CDS encoding ABC transporter permease — its product is MLRYVIKRLLYMIPTLFGLSVIAFMIIQLPPGDYITSMIASMQDSGANVDPQQVERLREIYGFNDPVWLQYLKWITGILTRGDFGYSFEWNRPVAELIWERMGSTLAISIAALLFVWAVSLPIGIYSAMRRHSVGDYVFTFLGFIGLAVPNFILALTLMYLSYRYFGQSVGGLYSPEYVDAPWSWAKLVDLLHHLWIPIIVIGTSGTAALIRILRANLTDELSKPYVITAKAKGLPEHRVVVKYPVRIALNPFVSAIGWVLPELVSGITITAIVLNLPTAGPLLLRALISQDMYLAGSFILLMGVLTLIGMLISDLLLALLDPRIRFR
- a CDS encoding ABC transporter substrate-binding protein → MRIGRRAFVGAGSTLAGALILPSWAKAQEHAESAFLQDDVDAGMLPPVGERLPETPLVITPLDRPGQQGGTWNHALVGGGSLSMLVRYQGYEPLVRYNQDWSGLIENVAESYTINPDATEYTIVLRKGHKWSDGHPFTTADVQFWYDAYFTDKETSLGSNAWWYADDQPAQLQVLDEQTFKVVFAAPNGLFLQQLAWAQQDQLTRTPKHYLEQFHIRYNPDADALAREQGLESWIALFQREIGMQDDNTFFQNSRRPTLNAWRFTIAPGENTEQAVAERNPYYFKVDTEGTQLPYFDRVVYQMVADPEVLLLKVLQGEIDVIDQYICTPANKPVLFDGQANGDYSFYTLKETAANVMAFQLNLNHVDPIKRELFNAIAFRQALSLGIDRQALIDAVLIGQGAPAQPSMREGDPLYNEQLAKQFTEYDPDRANEMLDALIPERDGDGFRLDARGRRVSIIFEIDHTRTTFLDMFALAIPMLQAVGIDAQIRTMDRSLWETRVRRGREYDATAHQFGANSGIAAMLDARFYVPMNSNCFYAPGWALYYTQPDNPNAIEPPEAVKAQQELYRRLGSLADPAAQSETMAEVLQNAADLFFTFGVSLPADGYGVVKNDVVNLMMEMPNSFGWPTPGPARPEQFFKT